Proteins encoded by one window of Sorangium aterium:
- a CDS encoding 3,4-dehydroadipyl-CoA semialdehyde dehydrogenase, protein MERLESYVQGQWRAGQGAPHVLVNPATEEPLAETSTDGLDLAAAAVFARAEGGPALRALTFAERGELLRAMSRAAHAERDALIDVAIRNGGNTRGDAKFDVDGAIGTLAYYADLGAQLGDARLLTDGDGVQLGRSPRFFGQHILVPRPGVAVHINAFNFPAWGLAEKAACALLAGMPVITKPATSTALVALRLMKIFTERAPLPRGALSFVAGPPGDLLAHLGGEDVLAFTGSSATGAALRLMPCLAREGVRVNVEADSLNGAVLGPDAAPGSETYAMFLRDVARDITQKAGQKCTAIRRIFAPAAVVDAVRDDLVDRLRDARVGDPTQDGVTVGPLTTADQLRGVRAGIERLAADAAVALGGTGPFEAIGVPPGKGYFVPPTLLVASGPDGAPAAHEHEVFGPVATLFPYDGGAAHAVALLRRGRGSLVCSVYSDDRAFAAEVLLGVAPYHGRVLLGSEKIADQAPGPGTVLPQTIHGGPGRAGGGEELGGLRGLHFYSQRTAVQGSRPVLEAILGAKGEPRPAPAKP, encoded by the coding sequence ATGGAGCGGCTCGAGAGCTACGTCCAAGGTCAGTGGCGCGCCGGCCAGGGCGCGCCGCACGTGCTCGTCAACCCCGCGACCGAGGAGCCGCTCGCCGAGACGAGCACGGACGGCCTCGACCTCGCGGCCGCGGCGGTGTTCGCGCGCGCCGAGGGCGGCCCCGCGCTCCGCGCGCTCACGTTCGCGGAGCGCGGCGAGCTGCTCCGCGCCATGTCGCGCGCCGCGCACGCCGAGCGCGACGCGCTCATCGACGTCGCCATCCGCAACGGCGGCAACACGCGCGGCGACGCCAAGTTCGACGTCGACGGCGCGATCGGCACGCTCGCCTACTATGCCGACCTCGGCGCCCAGCTCGGCGACGCGCGGCTGCTCACGGACGGCGACGGCGTGCAGCTCGGGCGCTCGCCGCGCTTCTTCGGCCAGCACATCCTCGTCCCGCGCCCCGGCGTCGCGGTGCACATCAACGCCTTCAACTTCCCCGCGTGGGGGCTCGCGGAGAAGGCCGCCTGCGCGCTCCTCGCGGGCATGCCCGTCATCACGAAGCCCGCGACAAGCACCGCGCTCGTCGCGCTCCGGCTGATGAAGATCTTCACCGAGCGCGCCCCGCTGCCGCGCGGCGCGCTCTCCTTCGTCGCCGGCCCGCCGGGCGATCTCCTCGCGCACCTCGGCGGCGAGGACGTCCTCGCCTTCACCGGATCGAGCGCCACCGGCGCCGCGCTCCGGCTCATGCCGTGCCTCGCGCGGGAGGGCGTCCGCGTGAACGTCGAGGCCGACAGCCTGAACGGCGCCGTCCTCGGCCCCGACGCCGCCCCCGGCTCCGAGACCTACGCGATGTTCCTGCGTGACGTCGCGCGCGACATCACCCAGAAGGCCGGCCAGAAGTGCACGGCGATCCGCCGCATCTTCGCGCCCGCGGCCGTCGTCGACGCCGTGCGCGACGATCTCGTCGACCGCCTCCGCGACGCGCGGGTCGGCGATCCCACGCAGGACGGCGTCACGGTCGGTCCGCTGACCACGGCCGATCAGCTCCGCGGCGTGCGCGCGGGCATCGAGCGCCTGGCCGCGGATGCCGCGGTGGCGCTCGGCGGCACGGGGCCCTTCGAGGCGATCGGGGTGCCCCCGGGCAAGGGGTACTTCGTGCCGCCGACGCTGCTCGTCGCGAGCGGCCCCGACGGCGCGCCCGCCGCGCACGAGCACGAGGTCTTCGGCCCCGTCGCCACGCTCTTCCCTTACGACGGCGGCGCGGCGCACGCCGTGGCGCTGCTGCGCCGGGGCCGCGGGAGCCTCGTCTGCTCCGTCTACAGCGACGACCGCGCCTTCGCGGCGGAGGTGCTGCTCGGCGTCGCGCCGTACCACGGCCGCGTCCTGCTCGGCAGCGAGAAGATCGCCGATCAGGCGCCCGGCCCGGGCACCGTCCTCCCGCAGACGATCCACGGCGGCCCGGGCCGCGCCGGCGGCGGCGAGGAGCTCGGCGGCCTGCGCGGGCTCCATTTCTACTCGCAGCGCACCGCCGTGCAGGGGTCGCGGCCGGTCCTGGAGGCGATCCTCGGGGCGAAGGGCGAGCCGCGCCCCGCGCCGGCGAAGCCGTAG
- a CDS encoding protein kinase domain-containing protein yields the protein MSAGPQLIGKTIAGRFRVTGFIGEGAMAAVYRGEQDAEPRDVAIKIMHPQLLGDETFVTRFYREAKAASRLHHPNTVQILDSGVEGHLPYIVMELVAGQDLFEVLLAERRFSEARAARFLIGITDALAAAHARGIVHRDLKPENVMVVRDPADPSVERVKVLDFGIAKMVERNGRSGDDGPNSAPISVWGSVTTVGVVVGTPAYMSPEQCRGDVIDGRSDVYACGVLLFLLVTGRLPFPPTAVAWEVAMDHLRKPPPAPSQFLPQIHPALEAIILTALAKWPNQRQQSAAELRDELDRLLPHLSDALLPAARTSAPEDAPTLEVAMPPSLRSSMTAAPPMREGDMPPPAQRGEALAKSVFREAPLTEGPPSSAILSLAATLPGLALPREAPAGPTSDDFSRTLPAVRRLVAPTSDPPASDVVIHDRKDFGPIFPAAGARAPSPRPDAPRGAGATAAAAQPRPPSRSSAENVIEIAPAPIRRDRRPPARPTDLWMVKLVVPLALVIGLALGVLAFFLSR from the coding sequence ATGAGCGCCGGCCCGCAACTCATCGGCAAGACGATCGCAGGGCGCTTCCGCGTCACCGGGTTCATCGGCGAGGGCGCGATGGCGGCGGTCTACCGCGGCGAGCAGGACGCGGAGCCGCGCGACGTCGCCATCAAGATCATGCACCCGCAGCTGCTCGGCGACGAGACGTTCGTCACCCGCTTCTACCGGGAGGCGAAGGCGGCGTCGCGCCTCCACCACCCGAACACCGTGCAGATCCTCGACTCCGGCGTCGAAGGGCACCTGCCGTACATCGTGATGGAGCTCGTCGCCGGGCAGGACCTGTTCGAGGTCCTGCTCGCCGAGCGCCGCTTCTCCGAGGCCCGCGCCGCGCGGTTCCTGATCGGCATCACCGACGCCCTCGCCGCGGCCCACGCGCGCGGCATCGTGCACCGCGATCTCAAGCCCGAGAACGTGATGGTCGTGCGGGATCCGGCGGATCCGTCGGTCGAGCGCGTGAAGGTGCTCGACTTCGGGATCGCGAAGATGGTCGAGAGGAACGGCCGGTCCGGCGACGACGGGCCGAACAGCGCGCCCATCAGCGTCTGGGGCTCGGTCACCACGGTCGGCGTGGTCGTCGGCACGCCCGCGTACATGTCCCCGGAGCAGTGCCGCGGCGACGTCATCGACGGGCGCAGCGACGTGTACGCATGCGGGGTGCTCCTGTTCCTGCTCGTCACGGGCCGGCTCCCCTTCCCGCCGACGGCCGTCGCGTGGGAGGTGGCGATGGATCACCTCCGGAAGCCGCCGCCCGCGCCGAGCCAGTTCCTGCCGCAGATCCACCCTGCCCTCGAGGCGATCATCCTCACCGCGCTCGCGAAGTGGCCGAACCAGCGCCAGCAGAGCGCGGCCGAGCTGCGCGACGAGCTCGATCGGCTCCTCCCCCACCTGTCCGACGCGCTGCTCCCGGCCGCCCGGACGAGCGCGCCCGAGGACGCTCCGACCCTCGAGGTGGCGATGCCGCCGTCGCTCCGGAGCTCCATGACGGCCGCGCCGCCGATGCGCGAGGGCGACATGCCGCCGCCGGCGCAGCGGGGCGAGGCGCTGGCGAAGTCCGTGTTCCGCGAGGCGCCGCTGACGGAAGGGCCGCCGTCGAGCGCGATCCTGTCGCTCGCCGCGACGCTCCCTGGCCTCGCCCTCCCGCGCGAAGCGCCGGCCGGACCGACGTCGGACGACTTCTCGCGCACGCTCCCGGCGGTGCGGCGGCTCGTCGCGCCGACGAGCGATCCGCCGGCGAGCGACGTCGTGATCCACGATCGCAAGGACTTCGGGCCGATCTTCCCCGCCGCGGGCGCCCGCGCGCCGTCCCCCCGGCCGGACGCGCCGCGAGGCGCCGGCGCGACCGCCGCCGCCGCGCAGCCGCGGCCGCCCTCGCGGTCCTCCGCGGAGAACGTCATCGAGATCGCGCCGGCGCCGATCCGGCGCGATCGCCGCCCGCCGGCGCGCCCGACGGACCTGTGGATGGTCAAGCTCGTGGTGCCGCTGGCGCTGGTGATCGGGCTGGCGCTCGGGGTGCTCGCCTTCTTCCTGAGCCGCTGA
- a CDS encoding dynamin family protein, whose product MARLVEALNRFFGRVEILALGLENERSAAEAALAKGMPLEAREHARTILSVLPDSAVGLALWADAAEDAWLDQEVVAALTDLAKRVPWRADVWLRLGRAGQRVGWDGARDAIERATSAPEERDAARLALLDLSDLDLAAGDPARAQRWLDRIPAPLTTVPDRDVALRRAECALAYGDLDGARAAAEILGEPTAIEGRAALVLARLALAEASAAAASSAAGSSAALPPAVVGRALDLGLRALVLDVPGAAELCAALVAASRDVLVVDRVRRVVRAAGALDEPTWAAAFAFAEGRRDDARQALARGLSAGDSAAAAALLRMAVETRDLGALDALVARGEAKAKAKDAGEEPRGAAAPPLPPDLVRLRDAAAMASAGQGSGALDALDAVTGEGAAWADDMRRAIAQAWVPPADGPAGARAAAAWSDVLRELARTAKLLDRLDLLAAIEALAVERERPLRAAVVGEFNAGKSTFLNALLGEDVAPTGVLPTTATLHWVAWAPDPFARIVVRGGQDRVVPHAALKDTLRALAAAGDKVARVFIYAPIERLKRVEILDTPGFNAPDPDHIAEARRAFDEAHVAIWLLDAPQAMKESERRVLSEISALGVPVQILANKADRLKPDALETVLAHVRDSLAASSIASLTPPIAFSARLSLKGRLGDEAALAASGWAEVEALFAEQIVDASDALRERALRRKAGRIAAELAQTASARAAEDREAGRRARAEADRLRASAAYLRRERRALAAAIDKALEPARRELASDLRPIAALPEERKRTDASVRAYVQERLVARLSWPLSAEIARAARAGAEPAARGARGASGADEGGAAPSPRAAAHVRAVLMGMVAVHDAPDELAARPIEGVVEAAIDAFAMALSAEAEAPVPPPASAAVELRAQALRAAFEARVTTASA is encoded by the coding sequence ATGGCGAGGCTCGTCGAGGCGCTGAACCGGTTCTTCGGGCGGGTCGAGATCCTCGCGCTCGGCCTCGAGAACGAGCGCAGCGCCGCCGAGGCCGCGCTCGCGAAGGGCATGCCTCTCGAGGCCCGCGAGCACGCCCGCACCATCCTGTCCGTGCTGCCCGACTCGGCCGTCGGGCTCGCGCTCTGGGCCGACGCCGCGGAGGACGCGTGGCTCGACCAGGAGGTCGTCGCCGCGCTCACGGATCTCGCGAAGCGCGTCCCCTGGCGCGCCGACGTGTGGCTCCGCCTCGGGCGCGCGGGGCAGCGCGTCGGCTGGGACGGCGCGCGCGACGCGATCGAGCGGGCCACGTCGGCGCCGGAGGAGCGCGACGCGGCGCGCCTCGCGCTGCTCGATCTCTCGGACCTCGACCTCGCCGCGGGCGACCCGGCCCGCGCGCAGCGCTGGCTCGACCGCATCCCGGCGCCGCTCACGACCGTGCCCGACCGCGACGTGGCCCTCCGCCGCGCGGAGTGCGCGCTCGCTTACGGCGATCTCGACGGCGCGCGCGCCGCCGCGGAGATCCTCGGCGAGCCCACCGCGATCGAGGGGCGCGCCGCCCTCGTGCTCGCCCGGCTCGCGCTGGCCGAGGCGAGCGCCGCGGCGGCCTCCTCCGCGGCGGGCTCCTCCGCGGCCCTGCCGCCCGCCGTGGTGGGGCGGGCGCTCGACCTCGGGCTGCGGGCGCTCGTGCTCGACGTCCCCGGCGCGGCGGAGCTCTGCGCCGCCCTGGTCGCCGCCTCCCGCGACGTGCTCGTCGTCGACCGCGTGCGCCGCGTCGTCCGCGCCGCCGGCGCGCTCGACGAGCCGACCTGGGCCGCCGCGTTCGCCTTCGCCGAGGGGCGGCGCGACGACGCGCGGCAGGCGCTCGCGCGCGGGCTCTCCGCGGGCGACAGCGCCGCCGCGGCGGCGCTGCTCCGCATGGCCGTCGAGACGCGCGACCTCGGCGCGCTCGACGCGCTCGTCGCGCGCGGCGAGGCCAAGGCCAAGGCCAAGGACGCCGGCGAGGAGCCGCGCGGCGCCGCCGCGCCCCCGCTCCCGCCCGACCTCGTCCGGCTCCGCGACGCCGCGGCGATGGCGTCCGCGGGGCAGGGGAGCGGCGCGCTCGACGCGCTCGACGCGGTGACCGGCGAGGGCGCGGCGTGGGCCGACGACATGCGCCGCGCGATCGCGCAGGCGTGGGTGCCCCCCGCGGACGGCCCCGCCGGGGCCCGCGCCGCCGCCGCGTGGAGCGACGTGCTGCGCGAGCTCGCGCGCACGGCCAAGCTCCTCGACCGGCTCGACCTGCTCGCGGCGATCGAGGCCCTCGCGGTGGAGCGGGAGCGGCCGCTCCGCGCGGCCGTGGTGGGCGAGTTCAACGCGGGCAAGAGCACGTTCCTGAACGCGCTGCTCGGCGAGGACGTGGCGCCGACCGGCGTCCTGCCGACGACCGCGACGCTCCACTGGGTCGCCTGGGCGCCCGATCCGTTCGCGCGCATCGTCGTGCGCGGCGGGCAGGACCGCGTCGTGCCGCACGCGGCGCTGAAGGACACGCTGCGCGCGCTCGCGGCGGCCGGGGACAAGGTCGCGCGGGTGTTCATCTACGCGCCCATCGAGCGGCTCAAGCGCGTCGAGATCCTCGACACGCCCGGCTTCAACGCGCCCGACCCCGATCACATCGCCGAGGCGCGGCGGGCGTTCGACGAGGCCCACGTCGCCATCTGGCTGCTCGACGCGCCCCAGGCGATGAAGGAGTCGGAGCGGCGGGTGCTCTCCGAGATCAGCGCGCTCGGCGTGCCCGTGCAGATCCTCGCGAACAAGGCCGACCGGCTCAAGCCCGACGCCCTGGAGACGGTGCTCGCGCACGTGCGCGACAGCCTCGCGGCGAGCTCCATCGCCTCGCTGACGCCGCCGATCGCGTTCTCTGCGCGGCTCTCGCTGAAGGGGCGCCTCGGCGACGAGGCGGCGCTCGCCGCGTCGGGGTGGGCCGAGGTCGAGGCGCTCTTCGCCGAGCAGATCGTCGACGCGAGCGACGCGCTCCGCGAGCGCGCGCTCCGCCGCAAGGCGGGCCGCATCGCGGCCGAGCTCGCCCAGACGGCGTCGGCCCGCGCGGCCGAGGATCGCGAGGCCGGGCGGAGGGCGCGCGCCGAGGCCGACCGGCTCCGCGCGAGCGCGGCGTACCTGCGCCGCGAGCGGCGCGCGCTCGCCGCGGCGATCGACAAGGCGCTCGAGCCGGCGCGCCGGGAGCTCGCGTCCGACCTGCGCCCGATCGCGGCGCTGCCCGAGGAGCGCAAGCGCACGGACGCGAGCGTCCGCGCCTACGTGCAGGAGCGGCTCGTAGCGCGGCTGAGCTGGCCGCTCTCCGCCGAGATCGCGAGGGCGGCGCGGGCCGGCGCGGAGCCGGCGGCGCGCGGCGCGCGGGGCGCGAGCGGCGCCGACGAAGGGGGCGCCGCGCCGTCGCCGCGGGCGGCGGCCCACGTGCGCGCCGTCCTGATGGGCATGGTGGCGGTGCACGACGCGCCCGACGAGCTCGCGGCGCGCCCGATCGAGGGCGTCGTCGAGGCCGCGATCGACGCGTTCGCGATGGCGCTGTCGGCCGAGGCGGAGGCGCCGGTCCCGCCGCCCGCGTCCGCGGCGGTCGAGCTGCGCGCGCAGGCGCTCCGGGCCGCCTTCGAGGCGCGCGTCACGACGGCCAGCGCCTGA